The sequence ACCTTGATCAGTCCGTGACCGGCATCCACATTGGTGATATAGGAAAGCTGGGTGTCCGAGATGTTCAGCAGTTTTGCAAGCTCCAATCTGTCCGTGGATGCCTGATTGAGCATAACAATGAACTCGGAGTTTGCCAGCATCGTTCTTGCCGTGTGGGACTGAAGCAGGTCGTCCACATTCTGCGTGATGCCCGTGGCATAAGCACCGTACTTTCGCACACGCTTCCAAAGGGTGAACAGGAAGTTTGCGCTGTACTCGTGCTGGAACAGAAGGTAGATTTCATCAATGAAGATGAAGGTGTTCTTGCCCTTAGCTCGGTTCTGCGTAATACGGTTCAGAATAGAGTCGAGGACGACCAGCATACCGATGGGCATAAGCTGCTTGCCGAGGTCAAGGATGTCATAGCAGATCAGGCGGTTATCCGTGTCCACATTGGTTTTCTTTGCAAAGGTGTTCAGAGAGCCGTTTGTAAACAGCTCAATGGCAAGAGCGATTTCCTGCGCTTCGGGTTCGGATTGCTTGAGAAGCTCCGCTCGGAAGTCCTGCAAAGTCGGCACCTCGCCGGTGTAGTTGTTCTGCTGATAGGCGCGGTAGACGCTTGCCGTACAGCGGTCAATGATAGACTTCTGCACTGCGCCGAGGTTGTTGCCGCCGATGAGCTGCTCGCACAGGGACATAATAAACTCGGATTTCAGAATAACAGGGTTTGCTCCGTCACCGTATTCCCGGTTCATATCCATCGCATTGATATGGGTGGGAGAAGTGGCAGAGATGTTGATGATCTCGCCGCCAAGTGCTCGAACAAGGGGCAAATATTCTCGCTCCGGGTCAATGATAATGATGTCTGCGTTGCCGGCAAGCACCTGATTGATGACCTCGCCTTTTGCGGTAAAGGACTTACCACCACCCGAAACACCGAGAATAAACTCGTTGCCGTTGAGGAGCTGTCTGCGGTCTGCGATGATCATATTCTTGGAAATAACATTCTGACCGTAGTAAACGCCGTTGGTATGGCAAATATCCTGCACTCGGAACGGGATAAAGACCGCAAGGCTCTCTGTGGTCAGAGTACGGAACGACTCAATCTTGCGGACACCGAAAGGCATCGCCGTATTCAGCCCATCAAGCTGCTGAAACTTGAGAACACCGAACTGACACAGGTGCTTTCTTGCCGTAGTGAGCAGAGCCTCAGTGTCGTTGTCAAGCTGCTCCTTGGTGTCCGCCGTGTGAACCATCGTCAGAACGGCAAACATCATTCGCTGGTCACGGGTCGTCAGGTCATCAAGGAACTCCTTCATTTCCTTGCGCTGTTGTTCAATGTCGTAGGGAAGCTGGGCAGAAAAGTTGTTGTTGGCGTTCTGCCGACGCTGCCAGTTGGTCGCATTGGTTTCCACGCCGAGCAAACGGCTTTCAGCTTCCCTCACGGCTTCATCCGTGGGTACGGGGATAACATCAATGGACATCATCAGATTGCGGTTGAGATCGGTCATTTCGGCAACCATACTGTCCTTGATATAGGAAGCGTACTCCCGCAGGAACAGCACTCTGCCGTATCGCTCACCGATCTTGAAATAGTCGCCCGTGAACTCCATCGAATCAGGGCAGATGAAATCCTTGAAGTCGTGACCCTTTCTGCGGGTTTCCTTGATGTCGAAGCGAAACTCCGTTTCTTCACCGGCACGGTAAAAGTCGTGGAAAATGCGGAGCCGTTCGTCCGGCTCCAGCTCCACGCACTTACTGCCGAGTCGCCCGAAGTGGGCGATCAGGTCAGCACCCACACGGGCAAAGTAGTTTCTCGCTTCCTCCACATTCTTCTTGCATACCGAAATGGTGATGTACTTCTCCTGAATGATAGCGTTTGCGCCGGTTGCTTTATCAAGGAGCATTCGATTGTACTCCTCACGGTACTCGTCAAGAGCATCGCCCTTCAGGGGGAGAAGAATGGTTTTCTCAAAGTTTACACGGTTCAAACGACGGTTGTTAATGGTGATCTTGGTGGTTGCGCCGCTGTCAAGGCTGTTGAGCAGCTCCGAATATTCAAGGAACATAGCTTCCTTATCCTCACGACTGGCGACAGCATAGTTGATGTCGCTGAACTTATAGGTCTTGGAGAACTTATCTCTGCCCACCTGAAAAATACCGTCGTCGTAAATCGCCTTGATGGGGATTACATCCTGGACGCCCCTCGGCACAACAAATCGTTCTTTATCCTGCTTGAGCAGGTTGCGAAGCGTTTTAATCATTGGCTTTTGATACCTCCTTCTGCTTGTGTTCCATTCCCGGCTTCATCATCTCGTAGTAGGTGTTGGTAGAACGGAAGGTCAGTTTCTTTGGCATCAGAAACTCGGATTTGAACCAAGCCCATACGAACTTTTCTGCCGTCATTCCGTTGTATTTGATAAAGCCGAGAGCCGCAAAGGGTGTGGCTCCCAAAATGCACATCCACGATACGGTTTCCGTGCCGACATATGGCTTGAGCAGGAAATAGAGTCCCACTGCCACCACGCAGGCGCAGGCAGAAAAAATGAACTGTCGCATAGACAGTCCAAAGAACATTGCCTCCGTATAGTTGCGGATTTCTCGGTTGATTTTAACTTCCATTGAAGCTCCTTTCTCTGCGATAGCTTTCCTTTGCCTGACGGATTTCCTCGACACAGACGCATTCATCCGCAAGGCAATTCACCTTGCCTTTGCGTCTACCGCCATAGTACAGGCAATACCGGCAATCGCAGTCCTCAAAGGTGAACCCCTTGAAGCGGTTATAGATTTTGGTGTTGTTTTTCATAGTGCGCTCCTTACAGTCCCATCATCTCTCGGATAATGCGGTCGCTCATCTTGACCGAGCCAACGAGAACGAGCATATTAAAGAGCAGTTCGCCTATATAACTCCACACCTGCGTGACCGCCGCCGCATCGGGGTTTACTACGGGCGGTGAAGACGCAAAGAGCGAGAAGATGATGCAGGACAGCACGATCACTGCCCCCTCCAAGCAAACGGCGCAGTAGCTTTTGATGAAGGACTTGCCCACATTCTGACTCGGTTCACCGGCGAAGGTGGAAAGCGGAATGGGCGCAAGTGCCGTATACATATAGAGCTTGAAGAACCGCCCATACACGGTCATTATCAGGATGAATGACATTACGGTGATGAACAGCCCTCCGATGAGCGTGACCGCCCACAACGGGATGGACTCAAAGAAGCCGCAGTCCTCGATGGTCGTTATCATTTCAGCCGGTAGAACCGTCTGTTGCGGTGAACCGAAGCCTGCCGAACTCATAATTGTCGAAATCGTTCCCTGCACAATATTGAACAGGGCAAGCATCAGCTCCATACCATAAGTGATAGCCCCCTTGGCAATGG comes from Christensenellaceae bacterium and encodes:
- a CDS encoding conjugal transfer protein TraE, which gives rise to MIKTLRNLLKQDKERFVVPRGVQDVIPIKAIYDDGIFQVGRDKFSKTYKFSDINYAVASREDKEAMFLEYSELLNSLDSGATTKITINNRRLNRVNFEKTILLPLKGDALDEYREEYNRMLLDKATGANAIIQEKYITISVCKKNVEEARNYFARVGADLIAHFGRLGSKCVELEPDERLRIFHDFYRAGEETEFRFDIKETRRKGHDFKDFICPDSMEFTGDYFKIGERYGRVLFLREYASYIKDSMVAEMTDLNRNLMMSIDVIPVPTDEAVREAESRLLGVETNATNWQRRQNANNNFSAQLPYDIEQQRKEMKEFLDDLTTRDQRMMFAVLTMVHTADTKEQLDNDTEALLTTARKHLCQFGVLKFQQLDGLNTAMPFGVRKIESFRTLTTESLAVFIPFRVQDICHTNGVYYGQNVISKNMIIADRRQLLNGNEFILGVSGGGKSFTAKGEVINQVLAGNADIIIIDPEREYLPLVRALGGEIINISATSPTHINAMDMNREYGDGANPVILKSEFIMSLCEQLIGGNNLGAVQKSIIDRCTASVYRAYQQNNYTGEVPTLQDFRAELLKQSEPEAQEIALAIELFTNGSLNTFAKKTNVDTDNRLICYDILDLGKQLMPIGMLVVLDSILNRITQNRAKGKNTFIFIDEIYLLFQHEYSANFLFTLWKRVRKYGAYATGITQNVDDLLQSHTARTMLANSEFIVMLNQASTDRLELAKLLNISDTQLSYITNVDAGHGLIKVGSSLVPFANKFPKNTKLYKLMTTKPGEGA